In Garra rufa chromosome 15, GarRuf1.0, whole genome shotgun sequence, a single genomic region encodes these proteins:
- the sh3gl1b gene encoding SH3-domain GRB2-like 1b isoform X3, with product MSVAGLKKQFYKASQMVSEKVGGAEGTKLDEEFKDLEKKVDVTNKAVIEVISKTSEYLQPNPASRAKLSMLNTMSKIRGQVKSPGYPQAEGLLGECMAKYGRELGEETNFGGALVDVGESMKRLAEVKDSLDIDVKQNFIDPLQGLADKDLREIQHHLKKLEGRRLDYDYKKKRQGKIPDEELRQALEKFHESKEVAEISMYNLLETDIEQVSQLSSLVESQLQYHRQAVQILDELSDKLGDRMKEAQSRPRKEYVPKPKPVIDFGDPNEQSNGGFTPVSAPPMRNAAEQPCCKALYDFEPENEGELGFHEGDIITLTNQIDENWYEGMLRGQSGFFPLNYVEVVVPLQH from the exons ATGGTGAGTGAGAAGGTTGGTGGTGCTGAGGGAACTAAACTGGACGAGGAGTTCAAGGACCTGGAGAAA AAAGTAGATGTGACAAATAAAGCTGTGATAGAAGTCATCTCTAAAACATCAGAGTACCTGCAGCCCAATCCAG CATCTCGTGCAAAGCTCTCGATGTTGAACACCATGTCTAAGATTAGAGGGCAGGTGAAGAGTCCAGGTTATCCACAGGCAGAGGGGCTGCTAGGAGAATGCATGGCAAAGTATGGCAGAGAACTCGGAGAGGAGACCAACTTTG GTGGTGCTCTAGTTGATGTTGGTGAAAGTATGAAGAGGCTAGCAGAGGTGAAGGATTCATTGGACATTGATGTCAAACAGAATTTCATCGACCCTTTACAAGGCCTGGCTGACAAGGACCTGAGAGAAATACAG CACCATTTGAAAAAGCTTGAAGGACGCAGGCTGGACTATGACTATAAGAAGAAACGTCAGGGGAAGATTCCAGATGAAGAGCTCAGGCAGGCTCTGGAGAAGTTCCATGAATCTAAGGAGGTGGCTGAGATCAGCATGTACAACCTTCTGGAAACTGAT ATTGAGCAGGTGAGCCAACTGTCGTCACTGGTTGAATCTCAACTGCAGTACCACAGACAGGCTGTTCAGATCCTTGATGAACTCTCTGACAAACTCGGAGACAG GATGAAAGAAGCTCAGTCACGTCCTCGTAAAGAGTATGTGCCCAAGCCCAAGCCTGTAATTGACTTTGGAGACCCCAACGAGCAGTCAAACGGTGGCTTCACTCCTGTATCTGCTCCACCCATGCGCAATGCAG CGGAGCAGCCGTGCTGTAAAGCGCTCTACGACTTTGAGCCGGAGAACGAAGGCGAACTGGGCTTCCACGAGGGCGACATCATCACTCTGACCAATCAGATCGATGAAAACTGGTATGAAGGCATGCTGCGTGGCCAATCCGGATTCTTCCCTCTCAACTATGTGGAGGTGGTCGTTCCTCTGCAACACTAA
- the sh3gl1b gene encoding SH3-domain GRB2-like 1b isoform X1, with the protein MSVAGLKKQFYKASQMVSEKVGGAEGTKLDEEFKDLEKKVDVTNKAVIEVISKTSEYLQPNPASRAKLSMLNTMSKIRGQVKSPGYPQAEGLLGECMAKYGRELGEETNFGGALVDVGESMKRLAEVKDSLDIDVKQNFIDPLQGLADKDLREIQHHLKKLEGRRLDYDYKKKRQGKIPDEELRQALEKFHESKEVAEISMYNLLETDIEQVSQLSSLVESQLQYHRQAVQILDELSDKLGDRMKEAQSRPRKEYVPKPKPVIDFGDPNEQSNGGFTPVSAPPMRNAEPYRHTGRITTRKPRLPAEQPCCKALYDFEPENEGELGFHEGDIITLTNQIDENWYEGMLRGQSGFFPLNYVEVVVPLQH; encoded by the exons ATGGTGAGTGAGAAGGTTGGTGGTGCTGAGGGAACTAAACTGGACGAGGAGTTCAAGGACCTGGAGAAA AAAGTAGATGTGACAAATAAAGCTGTGATAGAAGTCATCTCTAAAACATCAGAGTACCTGCAGCCCAATCCAG CATCTCGTGCAAAGCTCTCGATGTTGAACACCATGTCTAAGATTAGAGGGCAGGTGAAGAGTCCAGGTTATCCACAGGCAGAGGGGCTGCTAGGAGAATGCATGGCAAAGTATGGCAGAGAACTCGGAGAGGAGACCAACTTTG GTGGTGCTCTAGTTGATGTTGGTGAAAGTATGAAGAGGCTAGCAGAGGTGAAGGATTCATTGGACATTGATGTCAAACAGAATTTCATCGACCCTTTACAAGGCCTGGCTGACAAGGACCTGAGAGAAATACAG CACCATTTGAAAAAGCTTGAAGGACGCAGGCTGGACTATGACTATAAGAAGAAACGTCAGGGGAAGATTCCAGATGAAGAGCTCAGGCAGGCTCTGGAGAAGTTCCATGAATCTAAGGAGGTGGCTGAGATCAGCATGTACAACCTTCTGGAAACTGAT ATTGAGCAGGTGAGCCAACTGTCGTCACTGGTTGAATCTCAACTGCAGTACCACAGACAGGCTGTTCAGATCCTTGATGAACTCTCTGACAAACTCGGAGACAG GATGAAAGAAGCTCAGTCACGTCCTCGTAAAGAGTATGTGCCCAAGCCCAAGCCTGTAATTGACTTTGGAGACCCCAACGAGCAGTCAAACGGTGGCTTCACTCCTGTATCTGCTCCACCCATGCGCAATGCAG AGCCATACCGCCATACCGGCAGAATAACCACACGGAAACCCAGATTGC CAGCGGAGCAGCCGTGCTGTAAAGCGCTCTACGACTTTGAGCCGGAGAACGAAGGCGAACTGGGCTTCCACGAGGGCGACATCATCACTCTGACCAATCAGATCGATGAAAACTGGTATGAAGGCATGCTGCGTGGCCAATCCGGATTCTTCCCTCTCAACTATGTGGAGGTGGTCGTTCCTCTGCAACACTAA
- the sh3gl1b gene encoding SH3-domain GRB2-like 1b isoform X2, producing the protein MSVAGLKKQFYKASQMVSEKVGGAEGTKLDEEFKDLEKKVDVTNKAVIEVISKTSEYLQPNPASRAKLSMLNTMSKIRGQVKSPGYPQAEGLLGECMAKYGRELGEETNFGGALVDVGESMKRLAEVKDSLDIDVKQNFIDPLQGLADKDLREIQHHLKKLEGRRLDYDYKKKRQGKIPDEELRQALEKFHESKEVAEISMYNLLETDIEQVSQLSSLVESQLQYHRQAVQILDELSDKLGDRMKEAQSRPRKEYVPKPKPVIDFGDPNEQSNGGFTPVSAPPMRNAAAEQPCCKALYDFEPENEGELGFHEGDIITLTNQIDENWYEGMLRGQSGFFPLNYVEVVVPLQH; encoded by the exons ATGGTGAGTGAGAAGGTTGGTGGTGCTGAGGGAACTAAACTGGACGAGGAGTTCAAGGACCTGGAGAAA AAAGTAGATGTGACAAATAAAGCTGTGATAGAAGTCATCTCTAAAACATCAGAGTACCTGCAGCCCAATCCAG CATCTCGTGCAAAGCTCTCGATGTTGAACACCATGTCTAAGATTAGAGGGCAGGTGAAGAGTCCAGGTTATCCACAGGCAGAGGGGCTGCTAGGAGAATGCATGGCAAAGTATGGCAGAGAACTCGGAGAGGAGACCAACTTTG GTGGTGCTCTAGTTGATGTTGGTGAAAGTATGAAGAGGCTAGCAGAGGTGAAGGATTCATTGGACATTGATGTCAAACAGAATTTCATCGACCCTTTACAAGGCCTGGCTGACAAGGACCTGAGAGAAATACAG CACCATTTGAAAAAGCTTGAAGGACGCAGGCTGGACTATGACTATAAGAAGAAACGTCAGGGGAAGATTCCAGATGAAGAGCTCAGGCAGGCTCTGGAGAAGTTCCATGAATCTAAGGAGGTGGCTGAGATCAGCATGTACAACCTTCTGGAAACTGAT ATTGAGCAGGTGAGCCAACTGTCGTCACTGGTTGAATCTCAACTGCAGTACCACAGACAGGCTGTTCAGATCCTTGATGAACTCTCTGACAAACTCGGAGACAG GATGAAAGAAGCTCAGTCACGTCCTCGTAAAGAGTATGTGCCCAAGCCCAAGCCTGTAATTGACTTTGGAGACCCCAACGAGCAGTCAAACGGTGGCTTCACTCCTGTATCTGCTCCACCCATGCGCAATGCAG CAGCGGAGCAGCCGTGCTGTAAAGCGCTCTACGACTTTGAGCCGGAGAACGAAGGCGAACTGGGCTTCCACGAGGGCGACATCATCACTCTGACCAATCAGATCGATGAAAACTGGTATGAAGGCATGCTGCGTGGCCAATCCGGATTCTTCCCTCTCAACTATGTGGAGGTGGTCGTTCCTCTGCAACACTAA